In the genome of Candidatus Poribacteria bacterium, one region contains:
- a CDS encoding ABC transporter substrate-binding protein, whose protein sequence is MRNILLTIVGVFALIGTFTGCDRIPKVVTPEKGVAQETMDTVKIGFLASGSRVTYPNGAKIAVAEINATGGLLGVPVELVTEVGIPTPEAAVEVAARMILDDGVIALVGPNRSAHAIPIGALATEHSLPMITTTATNPTLTDASDFVFMAAFTDAYQGAVMAKFARTELGLTSVALLTQSGEIYSEGISEFFVTNFTAAGGTIAAREYYEIVDTDFTEQLTRIAAAAPDALFIAGWVHQIGPITQQARAFPLLNAAGEPIRLLGTDTWDNPILLDNADAEIEGSFFSGHFSAGTNKPTGKAFVEAYQTEYGALPLGGHAVSYDATKVMLTAIERAGSLDGEAIRAQIAATENYIGATDIASYDENRHPIKSAAIFTITNGEKQFYKQIDP, encoded by the coding sequence ATGAGAAATATATTGCTAACTATTGTTGGGGTGTTTGCACTCATAGGGACATTCACTGGATGTGATAGAATCCCAAAAGTGGTTACCCCCGAAAAAGGTGTTGCGCAAGAGACCATGGATACCGTTAAAATTGGGTTCCTCGCCTCGGGGAGCCGGGTGACCTACCCAAACGGTGCCAAAATAGCCGTGGCAGAAATTAATGCAACGGGTGGTTTACTCGGTGTGCCTGTTGAATTGGTAACCGAAGTCGGAATTCCTACCCCCGAAGCCGCTGTTGAAGTCGCCGCAAGAATGATCCTTGACGATGGCGTTATCGCACTTGTGGGGCCCAACCGCTCCGCCCATGCTATCCCGATAGGGGCACTCGCAACAGAACACAGTTTACCCATGATTACCACAACAGCAACGAATCCGACGCTGACGGACGCAAGCGATTTTGTTTTCATGGCAGCCTTCACAGACGCCTATCAAGGCGCAGTCATGGCAAAGTTTGCAAGGACGGAACTTGGACTGACTTCGGTCGCACTCCTCACGCAAAGTGGTGAAATCTATTCCGAGGGTATCTCCGAATTCTTTGTTACCAATTTTACCGCTGCGGGTGGCACAATTGCTGCCAGAGAGTACTATGAAATTGTGGACACAGATTTCACTGAACAATTGACCCGCATCGCAGCGGCAGCCCCTGACGCACTCTTTATTGCAGGGTGGGTCCACCAAATCGGGCCCATCACACAACAAGCGAGAGCGTTTCCACTGCTGAACGCCGCAGGCGAACCGATACGCCTTCTCGGCACAGATACATGGGACAATCCGATTCTATTGGACAATGCGGATGCTGAAATTGAAGGGAGTTTCTTCAGTGGACATTTTTCTGCTGGAACCAATAAACCAACGGGGAAAGCATTTGTAGAAGCCTACCAAACTGAATACGGGGCGTTACCACTCGGAGGACACGCTGTCAGTTATGATGCAACAAAAGTAATGCTAACTGCCATTGAGAGAGCAGGAAGTCTTGACGGTGAGGCTATTCGGGCACAGATAGCAGCAACGGAGAACTACATCGGTGCGACCGACATCGCCAGTTATGACGAGAACCGCCACCCAATCAAAAGTGCGGCCATCTTCACCATCACAAACGGTGAAAAGCAGTTCTATAAGCAAATTGATCCTTAA
- a CDS encoding T9SS type A sorting domain-containing protein, whose product MRQYDFPGSVQTEIYGISDATGALTGNFIDASGVRRGFSDDTIVEAPEASGTYADFVNASGRMVGSYIDADGLYHPYLRQANGKFISLDLPNAAQFEYFFVHGINDVGTLVGRAKRIGDVPRTHVGSLQHGLHPVQYPGSVSTEGWNINQDGSIVGHYDSADGRRHGFIARPVTQEVSDQFGNVFNVTLAKGLNMLSLPLAAPTPMTAKSLVAITGATTVITLDTANQQFVAWTPSAPDDGFPIEGGKGYIVNVPQTRNFAFVGSQWTNQTEAAAAPAISKAHGAWAFVVSGHLQGKSAFDGYQIIVRNLRTNSVITAPVQGDYFAAATADLTRRSVVQVGDVLEVRVIGPDGNFESQTLSVKVTPEHLSNAVLSVNLDSIGQPTQNLLLQNYPNPFNPETWIPYQLSEDSLVSVSIYDTRGRLVRTLSLGFQSAGFYNSRDRAAYWDGRNALGERVASGIYFYQLTTPVFQQTRRLVIVK is encoded by the coding sequence TTGCGGCAATACGATTTTCCCGGTTCCGTCCAAACTGAGATATACGGGATTAGTGACGCAACCGGCGCACTGACCGGTAATTTTATAGATGCTTCCGGCGTGCGCCGTGGCTTCTCAGATGATACAATCGTTGAGGCTCCTGAGGCATCGGGAACTTATGCTGACTTTGTGAATGCGAGCGGTCGTATGGTGGGCAGCTACATAGATGCTGATGGACTATATCATCCATACCTGCGTCAAGCAAATGGCAAGTTTATATCTCTCGATCTTCCAAACGCAGCACAATTTGAATACTTTTTTGTGCACGGTATCAACGATGTAGGGACGCTCGTTGGCAGAGCCAAGAGGATCGGTGATGTCCCGCGCACCCACGTCGGTTCACTCCAGCACGGGCTACATCCAGTTCAGTATCCGGGTAGCGTTAGCACGGAGGGCTGGAATATCAATCAGGACGGCTCTATCGTCGGGCACTATGACTCAGCCGATGGACGCAGGCATGGCTTTATCGCAAGACCCGTTACCCAGGAAGTAAGCGATCAATTTGGCAACGTCTTCAACGTCACGCTGGCTAAAGGGTTGAATATGCTTTCTTTGCCTTTAGCAGCACCAACACCGATGACTGCCAAGAGCCTGGTCGCTATAACAGGCGCGACAACCGTCATCACGCTGGATACAGCAAACCAGCAGTTCGTCGCGTGGACACCCAGTGCACCCGACGACGGTTTTCCAATTGAAGGTGGCAAAGGCTATATCGTCAATGTGCCACAGACTCGCAACTTTGCTTTCGTCGGATCACAATGGACAAATCAAACCGAGGCTGCTGCTGCACCTGCCATATCCAAGGCACACGGAGCATGGGCGTTTGTTGTCAGTGGACACTTGCAAGGAAAATCAGCGTTTGACGGGTATCAGATCATCGTCCGGAACCTCAGGACCAACAGCGTGATCACTGCTCCAGTGCAAGGCGATTACTTCGCTGCTGCAACTGCCGATCTGACGCGACGGAGCGTCGTCCAAGTTGGAGACGTGCTTGAAGTACGCGTCATCGGTCCCGATGGAAACTTTGAATCACAAACCCTCAGTGTCAAAGTGACCCCTGAGCACCTATCAAACGCCGTTTTGTCTGTCAACCTTGATAGCATTGGTCAACCCACACAGAATCTGTTATTGCAGAACTACCCGAATCCGTTTAACCCTGAGACGTGGATTCCCTATCAACTTTCCGAAGACAGTCTTGTGTCAGTATCTATTTACGATACAAGGGGTCGGTTGGTTCGCACACTTTCGCTCGGTTTCCAATCCGCAGGCTTCTATAACAGTCGGGATCGTGCTGCGTATTGGGATGGTCGGAATGCGCTTGGGGAACGTGTTGCGAGTGGTATCTATTTTTATCAGTTGACAACGCCAGTTTTCCAACAAACACGGCGGCTCGTCATTGTAAAGTAG
- a CDS encoding Ldh family oxidoreductase — protein MNRPPEDFVHVDEERLLNFSTACFEKAGITQEHAALISRLLVNSDLRGVRSHGTRTVNGYCGGFENGSFNPNPDIRIIHETPTAIVLDGNGTLGYLPMVRATEHAIAKAKAVGIGMGLVRYIGHYGSAGHYARICNEAGCIGFSVQGYQNQGNAGNQDPKPQIGYYGNPPICFAIPSGDEPPVVLDAATCIMADYQRGPDFDALLSVIPAAFFKSIGYTAVASLLGGALTGFTEPPPEDTAKWSGGRMGGMVLAIDIESVVPTAVFNAEVDRMVHDVRETYQPLPGTDRALLPGAIETERTEHHRREGIRYGEMEQESARGVSERLGVPLPWDE, from the coding sequence ATGAATCGACCGCCAGAAGATTTTGTCCATGTAGACGAAGAGCGACTTCTCAACTTCTCAACTGCCTGCTTTGAGAAGGCCGGTATCACCCAGGAGCACGCCGCACTCATCAGCCGACTGCTCGTTAATTCCGACCTGCGAGGGGTTCGCAGCCACGGCACGCGAACCGTTAACGGATATTGCGGAGGCTTTGAAAACGGGAGTTTCAATCCTAATCCCGATATCCGAATCATCCATGAAACACCGACGGCTATCGTGCTTGATGGCAACGGCACACTCGGTTATCTCCCGATGGTTCGTGCCACGGAACACGCTATCGCCAAAGCAAAAGCGGTCGGCATCGGGATGGGACTGGTGCGCTATATAGGACACTATGGATCCGCCGGACACTATGCGCGTATCTGTAATGAAGCCGGTTGTATCGGTTTCTCAGTCCAAGGATATCAGAACCAAGGCAACGCTGGCAACCAAGACCCCAAACCCCAGATCGGTTACTACGGCAACCCGCCGATCTGTTTCGCTATCCCCTCTGGTGATGAGCCGCCGGTTGTACTCGACGCAGCAACCTGTATTATGGCAGACTATCAGCGTGGTCCCGATTTCGATGCCCTCCTTTCAGTGATCCCAGCGGCTTTCTTTAAGAGTATCGGTTATACTGCCGTGGCAAGTCTGCTCGGCGGCGCATTGACTGGCTTCACCGAGCCACCTCCCGAAGATACCGCAAAATGGAGCGGTGGTAGAATGGGCGGTATGGTCCTCGCAATAGATATCGAATCCGTTGTGCCAACGGCTGTTTTCAATGCCGAAGTCGATCGGATGGTACACGATGTCCGCGAAACTTATCAACCGTTGCCGGGAACAGACAGGGCGTTGCTACCGGGTGCGATTGAGACAGAACGCACAGAACACCATCGCCGAGAAGGCATCCGTTACGGTGAAATGGAACAAGAATCCGCACGCGGGGTCAGTGAACGGTTAGGCGTGCCATTGCCGTGGGACGAATAG
- a CDS encoding ABC transporter substrate-binding protein translates to MHKFLILTSLILLSAAFIGCDSIQKVVTPEQEPTVKIGFVVAGERVTYPNGAEMAVTEINQRGGLLGTPVELIGHINTEAIPEVSAQIAERLIVEDEIIALIGPNRSSHAVVVGPIAQRHGIPMVTTTATNPNVTNAGDFVFMASFTDSFQGAVMAQFAIEDLNLTTAALITRKGDLYTEGIAEFFALNFSKLGGKIVANEFYEGDPSDFTAQLTNIAAAKPDALFISGFTLDVALITGQARAIPLRNADGEPTIFLGADAWDSQLLFDNEDAEVEGSFFSGHFSPDTDEPNARAFVNTYASIYESIPTGGVAVSYDAVKLLFQAVERAGSLDPEEIRKQLAATENYIGATTIASYDENRHPTKSAVIFTIKDGKKQFHKQIDPF, encoded by the coding sequence ATGCATAAATTTTTGATTTTAACCAGTTTAATCCTATTGTCAGCGGCATTCATCGGATGCGACAGCATCCAAAAGGTTGTCACACCGGAACAAGAGCCAACTGTTAAAATCGGTTTCGTTGTCGCTGGTGAACGCGTTACCTATCCAAACGGCGCAGAGATGGCTGTCACAGAAATTAACCAGCGTGGCGGACTGCTCGGCACACCCGTTGAATTGATCGGACATATCAACACAGAAGCAATACCGGAAGTCTCCGCCCAAATCGCTGAAAGACTTATTGTTGAAGACGAAATCATCGCGCTCATCGGACCCAATCGCTCTTCTCATGCCGTTGTGGTGGGTCCAATCGCACAGCGTCATGGAATTCCAATGGTTACCACAACCGCAACCAACCCAAACGTCACAAACGCTGGCGATTTCGTCTTCATGGCATCTTTCACAGATAGTTTCCAAGGCGCTGTGATGGCACAGTTTGCGATAGAAGACCTCAATCTGACCACTGCCGCCCTCATTACACGAAAGGGTGATCTCTATACGGAGGGCATTGCTGAATTCTTCGCACTTAATTTCAGCAAACTCGGTGGCAAAATCGTCGCCAATGAATTTTACGAAGGCGATCCGTCAGATTTCACAGCGCAACTGACAAATATTGCCGCCGCGAAGCCCGATGCCCTCTTCATATCCGGTTTCACGCTGGACGTTGCACTCATAACGGGGCAGGCACGGGCAATCCCATTGCGAAATGCTGATGGAGAACCGACAATCTTCCTCGGCGCGGATGCATGGGATAGCCAACTTCTGTTCGATAACGAAGATGCCGAAGTGGAAGGCAGTTTCTTCAGCGGACACTTCTCGCCAGACACAGATGAACCAAATGCCAGAGCGTTTGTCAACACTTACGCATCGATCTATGAATCCATACCTACCGGTGGTGTCGCGGTGAGTTACGACGCTGTCAAACTCCTTTTTCAAGCCGTTGAACGCGCCGGTAGTCTCGACCCGGAAGAAATTCGCAAGCAACTCGCCGCCACAGAAAACTACATCGGCGCAACGACCATTGCCAGTTACGATGAAAACCGCCATCCAACCAAAAGCGCGGTAATTTTCACCATCAAAGACGGCAAAAAGCAGTTCCATAAGCAGATTGACCCCTTTTAA
- a CDS encoding T9SS type A sorting domain-containing protein, which translates to MHTHIKTGFLFYTFTLLVCLNSFFLTDTAAQNNAASANDDYTFETIDVPGVEFLAVTASSDFEDYAGYTKSADGEKDIAFTLIDGVFTTYDFPGSQNTYFFALGNNGNAAGHYQDSEGLYHGVVLENGELRQYDFPGAVETQIYGISDTTGALTGNFIDAAGVRRGFSGDIIVEFPGALETYADFVNAKGGMVGSYVDADGIYNAYVRVADGDFVSLTLTTGAKQEYFFVHGINDARVVVARAKLVDAPPLTYVGLFPEELQVLKFPGSVSTEGYNINQDGSVVGHYDTADGRRHGFIARPITDTAAPIEDAPVVPPVFAYYTFETIDIPGVDFLELTASSDFEDYAGNTRSADGEKIVGFTLIDGVFTRHDFPGSKNTYFYALGNNGQAAGHYEDRNGLYHGVILEDGELRRYDFPDAVQTEIYGISDATGALTGNFIDASGVRRGFSGDTIIEYPEASATYADFANADGAVIGSFIDAQGVYKPYIRYPDGRFLSLDLPHAALFEYFFVPGVNDAGYVVARAKLIGDIPRSAVGTLQHGLQSLEVPGSVSTEGWNINQDGSIVGNYKSADGRTHGFIARLTTKAESTHFSNTYTVTLSKGLNMLSVPLAAPTPMTAKSLVAMTGATTIITLDTAIQRFIAWTPSAPDDGFPIEGGKGYIVNVPETRNFAFVGAPWTNPTQAAAAPTITPLIRGDRGVAQEAWAFVVSGHLKGKPAFDGYQVMVRNLRTNSTITASVQGDYFAAATADLTRRSVVQVGDVLELRVIGPDGNFESHTLRVKVTPEDLANAVLSVRLDDIGQPTQSLLLQNYPNPFNPETWIPYQLAQDSPVSVSIYDTTGELVRTLSLGYQSAGFYNSRERAAYWDGRNALGERVASGVYFYQLTTPAFEQTRRLVIVK; encoded by the coding sequence ATGCACACTCATATTAAAACCGGTTTTTTGTTTTACACGTTCACGTTGTTGGTGTGTCTTAATTCCTTTTTCCTAACGGATACTGCTGCGCAAAACAACGCCGCATCCGCTAACGACGACTATACATTCGAGACGATTGATGTTCCGGGTGTAGAGTTTTTAGCGGTGACGGCGAGCAGCGATTTTGAGGATTACGCCGGCTACACGAAAAGTGCTGATGGTGAAAAAGATATCGCCTTTACACTCATTGATGGCGTTTTTACGACCTACGATTTCCCGGGTTCACAGAACACGTATTTCTTTGCGCTCGGTAATAATGGCAACGCTGCCGGGCACTATCAAGACAGCGAGGGACTCTACCACGGTGTCGTTTTGGAAAATGGTGAACTGCGGCAATACGATTTTCCGGGTGCCGTCGAAACGCAGATATACGGTATCAGTGATACAACGGGTGCTCTGACGGGTAATTTTATAGACGCTGCTGGCGTGCGCCGCGGATTTTCAGGAGACATAATCGTTGAATTCCCTGGCGCATTGGAAACCTACGCCGATTTTGTGAACGCCAAAGGCGGTATGGTGGGCAGCTACGTAGATGCTGATGGCATCTACAATGCTTATGTGCGCGTCGCGGATGGTGATTTTGTATCTCTTACACTTACAACGGGAGCAAAACAGGAATACTTTTTTGTCCACGGTATCAACGATGCAAGAGTTGTCGTTGCGCGCGCCAAACTGGTAGATGCACCTCCACTCACTTATGTCGGTCTATTCCCGGAGGAACTACAAGTGCTTAAATTCCCAGGCAGCGTTAGCACGGAAGGCTATAATATCAATCAGGACGGTTCGGTCGTCGGACACTATGACACAGCAGATGGACGCAGACACGGCTTTATCGCAAGACCCATAACGGACACCGCTGCACCCATCGAGGATGCACCCGTTGTCCCACCCGTCTTCGCCTACTATACTTTTGAAACTATTGATATCCCCGGCGTAGATTTTTTAGAGTTGACCGCAAGTAGTGACTTTGAGGATTACGCAGGGAACACCCGGAGTGCTGATGGTGAGAAAATCGTCGGTTTTACACTCATTGATGGCGTTTTTACGCGCCATGATTTCCCAGGTTCAAAGAACACTTATTTCTATGCGCTTGGCAACAATGGACAAGCTGCCGGACACTACGAGGATAGGAACGGTCTTTACCACGGTGTCATCTTGGAAGATGGCGAGTTACGGCGATACGATTTCCCGGATGCCGTTCAAACGGAGATATACGGTATCAGTGATGCGACGGGTGCCCTGACGGGTAATTTTATAGACGCTTCTGGCGTGCGCCGCGGCTTCTCAGGGGACACAATCATTGAGTATCCCGAGGCATCAGCAACTTATGCCGATTTTGCGAACGCGGATGGTGCCGTCATTGGCAGCTTCATTGATGCCCAAGGTGTATATAAGCCATACATACGTTACCCAGATGGCAGGTTTCTATCTCTTGACCTTCCACACGCAGCACTGTTTGAATACTTTTTTGTGCCCGGGGTTAACGATGCAGGATATGTTGTGGCGCGAGCCAAACTGATCGGTGATATCCCGCGCTCTGCTGTGGGAACACTCCAGCACGGATTACAAAGCTTGGAGGTCCCGGGCAGCGTTAGCACGGAAGGTTGGAATATCAATCAGGACGGCTCTATCGTTGGAAACTATAAATCAGCGGATGGCCGAACACACGGGTTCATCGCCAGACTCACTACCAAGGCAGAGAGCACTCATTTTAGCAACACCTACACCGTCACGTTGTCTAAAGGTTTGAATATGCTGTCCGTGCCTTTGGCAGCACCAACACCGATGACTGCCAAGTCCCTTGTCGCGATGACAGGGGCGACAACTATCATCACGCTTGATACCGCAATCCAGCGGTTCATCGCCTGGACACCAAGCGCACCTGACGACGGGTTCCCAATTGAAGGCGGAAAAGGCTATATCGTCAACGTCCCTGAAACTCGCAACTTTGCATTCGTCGGCGCACCTTGGACAAATCCAACCCAAGCGGCTGCAGCACCTACCATTACCCCCTTGATAAGGGGGGACAGGGGGGTTGCCCAAGAAGCCTGGGCATTCGTTGTCAGCGGACACTTGAAAGGCAAACCCGCATTTGACGGCTACCAAGTCATGGTCCGGAATCTGAGAACAAACAGCACGATAACTGCCTCGGTGCAAGGCGATTACTTCGCTGCTGCGACTGCTGACTTGACGCGGCGGAGCGTTGTCCAAGTTGGAGATGTGCTTGAATTACGCGTCATCGGTCCCGATGGAAACTTTGAATCACACACCCTCAGGGTCAAAGTGACTCCTGAGGACTTAGCAAACGCCGTGTTATCTGTCCGGCTTGATGACATTGGTCAACCGACGCAGAGTCTGTTGTTGCAGAACTACCCGAATCCGTTTAACCCTGAGACGTGGATTCCATATCAACTCGCACAAGACAGTCCGGTATCAGTATCCATCTATGATACAACCGGTGAGCTCGTTCGCACGCTTTCACTCGGTTATCAATCCGCAGGCTTCTATAATAGCCGCGAGCGTGCTGCGTATTGGGACGGACGCAATGCACTTGGCGAACGCGTTGCGAGTGGTGTCTATTTTTACCAGTTGACGACTCCCGCTTTCGAGCAGACACGGCGACTTGTCATTGTAAAGTAG
- a CDS encoding Ldh family oxidoreductase produces the protein MNRPPEDFVLVDEERLLNFSTACFEKAGITHEHAALISRLLVNSDLRGVRSHGTQTINRYCRGFESGGLNPNPNIRVIHETPTAVVLDGNGTLGYLPMVRATEHAIAKAKEVGIGMGLVRYIGHYGSAGHYARMCNEAGCIGFSVQGSRNHGNAGNRDPKPQLGYFGNPPICFAISSGEEPPVVLDAATCIMADYQRGPEFDALLSMIPAAFFKSIGYTAVAHLLGGGLTGFTEPPPEDTAKWQPPQGGMVLAIDIASVVPLDTFYAEVDRMVHDVRETYEPLPGTDKALLPGAIETERMAQHRREGIRYGESEQESARAVSERLGVPLPWGE, from the coding sequence ATGAACAGACCACCAGAAGATTTCGTTTTAGTTGATGAGGAACGGCTTCTCAACTTCTCAACTGCCTGCTTTGAGAAGGCCGGTATCACCCACGAACACGCCGCACTCATCAGCCGTTTACTCGTCAACTCTGACTTACGCGGTGTCCGAAGCCACGGCACACAGACCATTAACAGATATTGTAGAGGTTTTGAAAGCGGCGGTCTCAATCCGAACCCGAATATCCGTGTTATCCATGAAACCCCAACTGCCGTCGTGCTTGATGGCAACGGCACACTCGGCTACCTGCCGATGGTCCGTGCGACCGAACACGCCATCGCCAAAGCGAAAGAAGTCGGCATCGGGATGGGATTGGTTCGCTACATCGGACACTACGGATCCGCAGGCCACTACGCGCGTATGTGTAACGAAGCCGGTTGTATCGGTTTTTCGGTACAGGGATCTCGGAACCACGGCAACGCCGGAAACCGAGATCCGAAACCACAGCTCGGTTATTTCGGTAACCCACCCATCTGTTTCGCCATCTCCTCTGGTGAGGAGCCACCGGTTGTACTGGATGCCGCAACCTGTATTATGGCGGATTACCAACGCGGACCCGAATTCGATGCCCTGCTTTCGATGATCCCTGCTGCTTTCTTCAAGAGCATCGGTTATACCGCTGTAGCACATCTGCTCGGTGGCGGGCTCACAGGTTTTACCGAACCGCCACCAGAAGACACCGCAAAATGGCAACCGCCACAGGGCGGTATGGTCCTCGCAATAGATATTGCATCCGTTGTGCCACTTGATACTTTCTATGCCGAAGTTGATCGGATGGTGCATGATGTCCGAGAAACTTATGAACCGTTGCCGGGAACTGACAAGGCGTTGCTACCGGGTGCCATAGAAACGGAGCGGATGGCACAACATCGCCGTGAAGGCATTCGTTACGGGGAATCGGAACAGGAATCCGCACGCGCGGTCAGTGAACGCCTCGGCGTTCCATTGCCGTGGGGCGAATAA
- a CDS encoding T9SS type A sorting domain-containing protein — MSWTKHIVGSYRDADGVYHAYMRSSVGRFLSIDLPNALNLEYFFLHGLNRARTVVGRAKAAGDVPRTYVGSPLNLKELRFPGAVSTEGWNINEDGSVVGHYDSADGRRHGFIARLVPKAEGDHFGNTYTVTLDKGLNMISVPLASPVPMTAKSLAAITGSTTIITLDTVSQQFTAWTPSAPDDGFPIEGGRGYIVNVPETRNFAFVGAPWTNPAEAAAAPAITPLIRGDSGVAQEAWAFVVSGHLKGKSTFDGNYQVIVRNLRTNSTITTSVQGDYFAAATADLTRRNVVRVGDVIELRVIGPEGNAESQTLSFKVTPENLANAVLSISLDGIGQPTQNLLLQNYPNPFNPETWIPYQLSEDSLVSVSIYDTTGQLVRTLSLGFQAAGFYNSRSRAAYWDGRNALGERVASGIYFYQLTTPAFQQTRRLVIVK; from the coding sequence GTGAGTTGGACAAAGCATATCGTGGGCAGCTACAGAGATGCTGATGGAGTCTATCATGCATACATGCGTAGTTCGGTGGGCAGATTCCTATCCATTGACCTTCCAAACGCACTAAATCTGGAATACTTTTTTCTGCACGGTCTCAACAGGGCAAGGACTGTCGTTGGTCGAGCGAAAGCGGCGGGTGATGTCCCGCGCACCTATGTCGGCAGCCCCCTCAATCTAAAAGAATTGCGGTTTCCAGGTGCTGTTAGCACGGAAGGTTGGAATATCAATGAGGACGGCTCTGTCGTCGGGCACTATGACTCAGCAGATGGACGCAGACACGGATTCATCGCCAGACTCGTTCCCAAAGCAGAGGGCGATCATTTTGGCAACACCTACACCGTCACGTTGGATAAAGGTTTAAACATGATTTCTGTGCCTTTGGCATCACCAGTTCCCATGACTGCCAAGTCACTTGCAGCCATAACAGGATCAACAACCATCATTACCCTTGATACAGTAAGCCAACAGTTTACTGCCTGGACACCCAGTGCACCCGACGACGGGTTTCCTATTGAAGGTGGCAGAGGCTATATCGTCAACGTCCCGGAAACTCGAAACTTCGCATTCGTCGGCGCACCTTGGACAAATCCAGCCGAGGCGGCTGCAGCACCTGCCATTACCCCCTTGATAAGGGGGGACAGCGGGGTTGCCCAAGAAGCGTGGGCATTCGTTGTCAGCGGACATTTGAAAGGTAAATCCACGTTTGACGGAAACTACCAAGTCATCGTCCGGAATCTCAGAACAAACAGCACGATAACCACCTCAGTACAAGGCGATTACTTCGCTGCTGCAACTGCCGATTTGACGCGGCGGAACGTCGTCCGAGTTGGAGATGTGATTGAGTTACGCGTCATCGGTCCGGAGGGGAATGCTGAATCACAAACCCTTAGTTTCAAAGTGACGCCTGAGAACTTGGCAAACGCCGTTTTGTCCATCAGTCTTGATGGCATCGGTCAACCGACACAGAATCTGTTGCTGCAGAACTATCCGAATCCGTTTAACCCTGAGACGTGGATTCCGTATCAACTCTCCGAAGACAGTCTGGTATCGGTCTCCATTTACGATACAACCGGTCAGTTGGTCCGCACACTGTCGCTCGGTTTCCAAGCCGCTGGCTTCTATAATAGTCGGAGTCGTGCTGCGTATTGGGATGGTCGGAATGCGCTTGGGGAACGTGTTGCCAGTGGCATCTATTTTTACCAGTTGACGACCCCCGCCTTCCAACAAACACGGCGACTCGTCATTGTAAAATAG
- a CDS encoding sulfotransferase, producing the protein MENLITVIGRGHSGTRAISHTLYASGVFMGSQINPSGDKIPPHAMYDACRVMAQYVKWEGGLSWDFDPLFTMPIDPEFERLINIYLEDVLKAPVAHKGWKIPETTLVYPWIIRIFPEIKYIHWIRDPRDCIRGSHKTDDLRDFGVVYPETDDLYERRAISWIYQYKLMQATPMPKHVIQIRFEDFVLDQERTLKALEAFLDIPLGRIIVRPDAVGRWKRDLAELNPGASLPHYEFEFLKKAIVENGYPLTAT; encoded by the coding sequence ATGGAAAATTTGATTACAGTGATTGGGCGCGGTCACTCTGGAACGCGCGCCATTTCGCATACATTATACGCCAGTGGGGTTTTCATGGGGAGCCAAATTAACCCTTCCGGCGATAAGATCCCGCCGCATGCGATGTATGATGCCTGCCGAGTCATGGCGCAATATGTCAAATGGGAGGGTGGACTCTCATGGGATTTTGATCCCTTATTTACGATGCCGATTGATCCAGAGTTTGAGCGACTAATCAATATCTATCTTGAAGATGTCCTGAAGGCTCCTGTTGCGCATAAAGGTTGGAAGATACCAGAAACGACGTTAGTTTATCCTTGGATCATCCGGATATTTCCTGAGATAAAGTACATCCACTGGATTCGGGACCCGCGGGATTGTATTCGGGGCAGCCACAAAACGGATGACCTTCGGGATTTTGGGGTTGTGTATCCTGAAACGGACGACCTCTATGAGAGACGCGCCATTTCTTGGATCTATCAATATAAACTCATGCAAGCGACACCGATGCCTAAGCATGTTATCCAAATTCGCTTTGAGGATTTCGTGTTAGATCAGGAACGGACACTCAAGGCACTTGAGGCATTCTTAGATATTCCATTGGGTAGGATTATCGTGCGTCCTGACGCAGTAGGACGCTGGAAAAGAGACCTCGCGGAATTGAATCCAGGTGCGTCGTTACCGCACTACGAGTTTGAGTTTCTAAAAAAAGCAATCGTTGAAAACGGGTATCCGTTAACAGCAACGTAA